The genomic segment ACACCTGAAGTCCGATGACGTGAATATGATAGGGATTTGGGGTCCATCAGGAATAGGTAAAATCACAAAACCATGTAACGACATCACGGAACAGCAATTACATAATGAGATTTTGCCTCGAAGTATAATAAACCCGGAGGATGTCAAGATTCATCATTTAGGAGTTGGGCAAGACTGGTTAAAAGACAAGAAGAGAGTGTTTGTTGTTCTCGATGGTGTGTTTCAGCCGGCGCAACTAGATGCCATGGCGAACGAAGCTGGGTTGTGTGGTCCTGAAAGTCAGATTATCATCACTACGCAAAATAAAAAGCTTTTGAATAATCATGGGATTAGCCATATGTGTGAGGTGGGTCAGTCACCTGATGATGAAGCTTTTCAGAAATATTGCATGAATGATTCAGGTCAaaagtcttcttcatcttcatcagtTCCTCTGTCTTCTttatcaaatataacaaaagataATATCTGGtagtaaattatatttgtacATGCTGTAATAGGGCCGGAAAAGACTCCATCTTGTAGGTCTTTAATGAGTTCTTccaatttcattttaaatacaCGACATTTCATATGTTCGTTCACTTCTTCTCATTTTGGATTTGTTGTTCTAATAATGAAAAGGTCCGAATTTTCATACCGTCTACTTATTGCCATGTACCATGAAGAtggtaaaattatttcttgGCCTAGTTTTCTTTGAATCTGCATCCCCTTGTTCAACTGCATCACATACATTATTGTAATGATCTGCTCTAAGTGGAAAAGTTCATATGTTCTTGCTCAATAGCAGTGTATGCATCAACCACATATTGATGGAAAAAACGGCCTGAACAAATTATTGTTCATGGAGATGTCAGTCTTGAATATATTTGGTATCCATAATACTCTCCCATTGTAACGTATGGCCTCTTCGTAGTATATC from the Camelina sativa cultivar DH55 chromosome 12, Cs, whole genome shotgun sequence genome contains:
- the LOC104731326 gene encoding probable disease resistance protein RPP1 (The sequence of the model RefSeq protein was modified relative to this genomic sequence to represent the inferred CDS: added 152 bases not found in genome assembly), whose amino-acid sequence is MVIFYKVDPSDLNKLTGDFGEFFLKTCVGESKQDTEKWRKALAKVAKIAGYCSRNCDNEAAMIEKFATNVKKELINYTPSSDFDVLETTQPFLHLKSDDVNMIGIWGPSGIGKITKPCNDITEQQLHNEILPRSIINPEDVKIHHLGVGQDWLKDKKRVFVVLDGVFQPAQLDAMANEAGLCGPESQIIITTQNKKLLNNHGISHMCEVGQSPDDEAFQKYCMNDSGQKSSSSSSVPLSSLSNITKDNIW